The proteins below are encoded in one region of Penicillium psychrofluorescens genome assembly, chromosome: 4:
- a CDS encoding uncharacterized protein (ID:PFLUO_006909-T1.cds;~source:funannotate): MPQIEFINRFILSAGAIVKFYEPKEINFRIVTKIKEDNYQATQEEIAEGFAQSSYCAAKYLCEDESSNRALMRVYMQVPWINTESYPPEERQKQATAESEEVHMEVVALRAFWKKSSSITPALLGFKEGRQTASMPVPNGYIIYLVWAEVPGVHLGDSMGPTNFWKLPDDEKELIHKTFLRELQQV; this comes from the coding sequence ATGCCCCAAATCGAATTCATCAACCGTTTTATACTTTCTGCGGGGGCTATCGTGAAATTCTATGAACCCAAGGAAATTAATTTTCGTATCGTCACAAAGATCAAGGAAGATAACTATCAGGCGACTCAGGAGGAGATTGCTGAAGGTTTCGCGCAGTCATCCTACTGTGCAGCGAAATACCTCTGCGAGGACGAGTCATCCAACCGCGCGCTCATGAGAGTCTACATGCAAGTTCCATGGATAAACACTGAGTCTTACCCCCCCGaggagagacagaaacaGGCCACAGCAGAGAGCGAAGAGGTTCATATGGAAGTCGTCGCTTTGAGGGCTTTCTGGAAGAAAAGTTCTTCTATCACGCCTGCTCTTCTTGGATTCAAAGAAGGGCGCCAGACTGCAAGTATGCCCGTCCCAAATGGCTATATCATCTATCTTGTCTGGGCCGAGGTTCCCGGAGTGCATCTGGGAGATAGCATGGGGCCTACGAACTTTTGGAAACTCCCAGATGATGAAAAGGAGCTCATCCATAAAACTTTCCTACGGGAATTGCAGCAGGTCTAA